One stretch of Amblyraja radiata isolate CabotCenter1 chromosome 9, sAmbRad1.1.pri, whole genome shotgun sequence DNA includes these proteins:
- the fcf1 gene encoding rRNA-processing protein FCF1 homolog, translating to MGKAKKTRKYATMKRMISLRDPRIKENERAKSNKVKKVDPSALKVKEVVKYPSCLFFQYNTQLGPPYYILVDTNFINFSIKTKLDIVQSMMDCLYAKCIPCITDCVMAEIEKLGQKYRVALRIAKDPRFERLPCTHKGTYADDCLAQRVIQHKCYIVATVDRDLKRRIRKIPGVPIMYISNHRYNIERMPDDYGAPRM from the exons ATG GGGAAAGCAAAGAAGACAAGAAAATATGCAACCATGAAGCGAATGATTAGTCTGCGTGATCCAAGAAT AAAAGAAAATGAGAGAGCAAAATCTAACAAGGTGAAAAAAGTGGACCCCAGTGCCCTGAAAGTAAAAGAAGT ggtgaaataTCCATCTTGTCTGTTCTTCCAATATAACACACAGCTGGGTCCTCCCTACTACATCTTGGTTGATACCAATTTCATCAATTTCTCTATCAAGACCAAGCTAGACATTGTGCAATCTATGATGGACTGCTTGTATGCAAAGT GTATACCCTGTATCACTGACTGTGTGATGGccgaaattgagaaactgggacaGAAGTACAGGGTTGCACTCAG GATAGCAAAGGATCCACGTTTTGAACGATTACCCtgcacacacaaaggaacatacgCTGATGATTGTCTAGCGCAAAGAGTCATACAG CATAAATGTTACATTGTAGCAACTGTGGACAGAGATCTTAAGAGGAGGATCCGTAAAATTCCTGGGGTTCCTATTATGTACATCTCTAATCATAG gtATAACATTGAACGAATGCCAGATGACTATGGAGCTCCAAGAATGTGA